One region of Triticum aestivum cultivar Chinese Spring chromosome 6B, IWGSC CS RefSeq v2.1, whole genome shotgun sequence genomic DNA includes:
- the LOC123137369 gene encoding uncharacterized protein, with product MKRKNKEQRRADGITDRGSDSLETMRPNKKQRLGGGSGSDEETSPYLVVGHGSVSPAFSVFKVEPYTDGGGDTPVSIPRRLARLKCKHNMSFVPLRLKDRRWIVGVGGSSTENYYGPGTIIFDTEKQLVIRGPEPKSIKSHPILLPIDQKIYALSRSPSVKGPLDYLPWFEVLDLSQAQEVDGCLTNCKWSSLQRPPFFPWELTPRQYLCPPRVAVESYVAVGSHILVSVTGRVGTYAFDTKGSKKWVTVDDENNLPFSDGAIPHGGGLFLGLSSTTKAITGYKINIGTRSLSVVEIPVVSDLEDEELVGRSHNFLSLGIDSGFCLVTCWSVDESPYPPYHRAHIRVRTYRTDDFVESEGKCLVVSKQWMQVYKIRDLIRTLDAPCLVGVVYI from the coding sequence ATGAAGCGCAAGAACAAGGAGCAGAGGAGGGCAGATGGAATCACCGATAGAGGCAGTGATTCGCTGGAGACCATGCGGCCGAACAAGAAGCAGAGGTTGGGCGGTGGCAGCGGTAGCGATGAGGAGACCTCGCCCTACCTGGTGGTAGGTCATGGGAGCGTGAGCCCTGCCTTCTCCGTGTTCAAGGTGGAACCCTacaccgacggcggcggcgacacccCGGTGAGcatcccgcgccgcctcgcccgcctcAAATGCAAACACAACATGTCTTTCGTCCCTTTGAGATTGAAGGACCGCCGGTGGATCGTCGGCGTCGGCGGCAGCTCAACCGAGAACTACTACGGCCCGGGGACCATCATTTTCGACACCGAGAAGCAGTTGGTGATCCGGGGACCGGAACCTAAGTCGATCAAGAGCCACCCGATCCTGCTACCCATCGACCAGAAGATCTACGCCCTTTCCCGAAGCCCCTCAGTGAAGGGACCGCTCGATTACTTGCCCTGGTTCGAGGTCCTCGATCTCTCCCAGGCACAGGAAGTTGACGGCTGTCTAACCAACTGCAAGTGGAGCTCCCTGCAGCGGCCGCCCTTCTTTCCCTGGGAGCTCACCCCACGGCAGTACTTATGTCCACCGAGGGTTGCCGTCGAGTCATACGTCGCCGTGGGCTCCCACATACTGGTTTCTGTGACCGGACGGGTGGGCACGTACGCTTTTGACACGAAGGGCTCGAAGAAGTGGGTGACGGTGGATGACGAGAACAACCTGCCGTTCAGCGATGGTGCCATCCCGCACGGAGGTGGGCTCTTCCTCGGCTTATCAAGCACCACAAAGGCCATCACTGGATACAAGATTAATATCGGCACTAGGTCACTCTCTGTTGTTGAGATTCCTGTGGTGTCCGACTTGGAAGATGAAGAGCTGGTCGGTCGCTCACACAATTTTCTTTCCCTGGGGATTGATAGTGGCTTCTGCTTGGTGACCTGTTGGAGTGTTGACGAATCGCCGTATCCCCCGTATCACCGGGCGCACATCAGGGTGAGGACGTACAGAACAGATGATTTTGTGGAGTCGGAGGGAAAATGCTTAGTCGTCTCCAAGCAGTGGATGCAGGTTTACAAGATCCGCGATTTGATCCGGACACTAGATGCGCCATGTCTGGTTGGTGTGGTCTACATATGA